In the genome of Sebastes umbrosus isolate fSebUmb1 chromosome 14, fSebUmb1.pri, whole genome shotgun sequence, one region contains:
- the LOC119501522 gene encoding uncharacterized protein LOC119501522 codes for MHWLPLVAMVIASALPFPHNPVSRIAAATTEPGFDNRRDPAARLAALPLDYNSHGNASQTDYNMAAALSQHTNTQNLQNRRDYVKSSADKETSTFKVETQGTYQSHSNSGSDDRSSDSVDVPTEGGTLRTEEISQDNSLPKDYKADSSSRRDYASFADFSKKDNLQDYTERLTTAETQNAVSPAADLTGQPDPTVPSEKLRDAPTPRAGRGPTEEEGPGLGTGLGIILEGDDMFLDAHPRVLFSPSPSPPEHPPLLLMLESGLLEEDRDGEEQEDMDGHIEGHGDRAIDRSTTLSWADSTEVGRPVKRDKRSHLIDRRRGELSVCDSNSVWVIDKKTAIDYHGQTVTILQEIQTQKGPLKQYFFETRCGKPEQPSNAGRSGAGAAPREGCLGVDKKQWVSECKAKQSYVRALTKDASDRISWKWIRIDSSCVCVLLYRTNQKGGREVLTRNGRG; via the coding sequence ATGCACTGGCTTCccctggttgccatggtgattgcCTCGGCCCTGCCCTTCCCTCACAACCCCGTGTCCAGGATTGCCGCCGCGACGACAGAGCCTGGCTTTGACAACCGCAGAGACCCGGCCGCTCGCCTCGCTGCTCTCCCCCTGGACTACAACTCCCATGGAAATGCCTCACAAACGGACTACAACATGGCTGCTGCTCTCAgccaacacaccaacacacaaaaCCTCCAGAACCGAAGGGATTATGTGAAATCCTCTGCAGATAAAGAGACGTCCACGTTCAAAGTGGAGACTCAAGGAACCTACCAATCACACAGCAACTCAGGCAGCGATGACAGAAGCAGTGACAGCGTGGATGTTCCCACAGAAGGAGGAACACTCAGGACCGAGGAGATTTCCCAGGATAATTCTCTACCAAAGGACTACaaagctgacagcagcagcaggcgagACTACGCCAGTTTTGCGGACTTTTCCAAGAAGGACAACCTTCAGGACTATACAGAAAGACTTACGACAGCGGAAACCCAGAATGCCGTCAGTCCTGCTGCTGATCTAACGGGTCAACCAGATCCAACTGTTCCCTCGGAGAAGCTGAGAGATGCACCTACACCGAGGGCTGGAAGAGGTCCGACCGAGGAGGAAGGGCCGGGTCTGGGGACCGGGCTGGGCATTATCTTAGAAGGAGATGATATGTTTCTGGACGCGCATCCGCGAGTCCTGTTCTCTCCCTCCCCGTCGCCTCCAGAGCACCCGCCTCTCCTGCTCATGTTGGAGAGCGGCCTGCTGGAGGAGGACCGGGatggagaggagcaggaggacatGGACGGACACATCGAGGGTCACGGGGACCGGGCGATCGACAGGAGCACGACTCTGAGTTGGGCAGACTCTACCGAGGTCGGCCGCCCTGTTAAAAGGGATAAACGCTCACACTTGATCGACAGACGGCGAGGGGAGCTCTCGGTGTGCGATTCGAACAGCGTTTGGGTGATTGACAAGAAGACCGCCATTGACTACCACGGTCAGACGGTCACCATCTTGCAGGAGATCCAGACCCAGAAAGGACCACTCAAACAGTACTTCTTTGAGACTCGTTGTGGCAAGCCGGAGCAGCCCAGCAACGCCGGCAGGTCGGGGGCCGGCGCGGCGCCGAGGGAAGGCTGCTTGGGCGTGGATAAGAAACAGTGGGTGAGCGAGTGCAAAGCCAAGCAGTCGTACGTCCGAGCGCTCACCAAAGACGCTAGCGACAGAATCAGTTGGAAGTGGATCCGCATCGACTCGTCCTGCGTGTGCGTGCTGCTGTACAGAACCAATCagaagggggggagggaggtCTTGACGAGGAACGGGAGAGgctga